The genomic window AAATCTTATGAGTTCTTTCATAGGTGACTTGTCCATAGTACACATGTTTAGCATGGTAGATCATCAGAAATGTCAGCAAGAAGAAGAAGACAGATGCCAGTAAACAGAGGAATGAGGCCGCTGAAGTATAGAAGCTCAGCTGTCCTGTCACAAAGCAGATCAGTGGAAAGATGAAGTAGATGACACTCCAGAAGGAGAATCCTCCCAAAACGTAACTCCAAGTGAACTCAAAGCCCATGATGATGGCAAACATTGTGCCAAGCCAGACATAGAAGATGAGCAGCAGGTAGTGGCCATAGTTAAAGTAGCCGATACATTTTCCAGTGAACATACAGTGGTGGTCACGCTTCAGAATGCATTTATTGCATGTTCTGCAGTGGAATGCACGTGGGGGAGAATTGGCCTCACAAATTGTACAATAGTACCAACCTGTCAAAAACACAGAAATTAAACATCTTAAAcatattgggggggggggtggtcaACAATAAGACCTACATTaagatatattagaaatataagtttttgaaaattcagaataaaatatgaatacacTTTTTAAAATGACAACTTCAGGATAATTAACACCACAAACAAATGTTGGCTGTGGGTGTATGAGATAATGTGATAATCAATATGAATAATAATAGAAACATTTGTCCATACAAAATGAAGAGGAATTTAAAAAAAGTCCACCActgtgcatcctcgatactccaacggttactatcattgacattatattcaccc from Argopecten irradians isolate NY unplaced genomic scaffold, Ai_NY scaffold_0740, whole genome shotgun sequence includes these protein-coding regions:
- the LOC138313554 gene encoding probable palmitoyltransferase ZDHHC24, encoding WYYCTICEANSPPRAFHCRTCNKCILKRDHHCMFTGKCIGYFNYGHYLLLIFYVWLGTMFAIIMGFEFTWSYVLGGFSFWSVIYFIFPLICFVTGQLSFYTSAASFLCLLASVFFFLLTFLMIYHAKHVYYGQVTYERTHKIYDYDLGWKVNFISVFGSKWHISWIFPTIESPLPGDGIEFVRKENYESPKNM